From the Micromonospora sediminicola genome, one window contains:
- a CDS encoding GrpB family protein, with the protein MGDDARPVEVVRYDPSWPARFEAERLLLSDALPTTLGIEHIGSTSVPGLMAKPIIDIQAVVPEVDDVLADLAPLRRLGYVHRPLAFPADGDHLFLVKDTAGRRSQHLHVFRVTSGAPEENRLFRAYLTTHPGAARRYEAAKLRAAERHPDSRARYALAKEEEFLRLLTEARLWGRSGDD; encoded by the coding sequence ATGGGGGACGACGCGCGGCCGGTCGAGGTGGTGCGCTACGACCCGAGCTGGCCGGCGCGCTTCGAGGCCGAGCGACTGCTGCTGTCGGACGCGCTGCCCACCACGCTCGGGATCGAGCACATCGGGTCCACCAGCGTCCCGGGGCTGATGGCGAAGCCGATCATCGACATCCAGGCGGTGGTGCCCGAGGTCGACGACGTGCTCGCCGACCTCGCACCGCTTCGACGTCTCGGCTACGTCCATCGACCGCTGGCCTTCCCGGCGGACGGTGACCACCTCTTCCTCGTGAAGGACACGGCCGGTCGGCGGAGCCAGCACCTGCACGTCTTCCGCGTGACGTCCGGGGCGCCGGAGGAGAACCGGCTCTTCCGCGCCTACCTGACGACCCACCCGGGCGCGGCCCGACGCTACGAGGCCGCCAAGCTGCGCGCGGCCGAGCGGCACCCCGACAGCCGGGCCCGGTACGCCCTCGCGAAGGAAGAGGAATTCCTGCGGCTGCTGACCGAGGCCCGGCTGTGGGGCCGGTCCGGTGACGACTGA
- a CDS encoding Clp protease N-terminal domain-containing protein: protein MPPYEGQRPFVAFGDRPMTVMRQAYAVAVRNGSSSVGTLDLLCRVAPYQRSVPPWLFAGANGANLMRIVADPRRLPAGRSVGELVTQPVGEFDAEVRAALREVEWSVHRRPDRRGRADPPAPQDLPTWTNGARVALTGALRAARDGRTPFANLSHLVLGILELPTCDGTRYVFPYEHARTEAVDRLRTDPAMRRADDPHPDLDVERLAVSPGAGSLGARLAGRLFARMSRLSRVGPVLAGVEVEARRQAVRLGHGVIGPPHMLLALLTHDDTLAAARIPLTAEHASRNRGAAVLRAHGVDADRVRDLASRRGAPEEPPAEALTGQLGSLRPGDPFTGTDVTAAMARAMEMSLARRHPDTGTSHLLLALVEDDAGEAAAILRELGVDPESVRARVEQDLRAAPTAWA from the coding sequence ATGCCGCCGTACGAGGGACAGCGACCGTTCGTCGCGTTCGGCGACCGGCCCATGACGGTCATGCGGCAGGCCTACGCGGTGGCGGTGCGCAACGGTTCGAGCAGCGTCGGCACCCTCGACCTGCTGTGCCGCGTGGCCCCGTACCAGAGGTCGGTCCCGCCGTGGCTGTTCGCGGGCGCCAACGGCGCGAACCTCATGCGGATCGTCGCCGACCCGCGCCGCCTTCCGGCCGGGCGGTCCGTCGGCGAGCTGGTGACGCAGCCCGTCGGCGAGTTCGACGCCGAGGTCCGGGCCGCGCTGCGTGAGGTCGAGTGGAGCGTCCACCGCCGGCCGGACAGGCGCGGCAGGGCCGACCCGCCGGCTCCGCAGGACCTTCCGACATGGACGAACGGCGCCCGGGTCGCGTTGACCGGCGCCCTGCGGGCGGCGCGCGACGGCCGGACACCGTTCGCCAACCTGTCCCACCTCGTGCTCGGCATCCTGGAACTGCCCACCTGCGACGGAACCCGCTACGTCTTCCCGTACGAACACGCCCGCACCGAGGCCGTCGACCGGTTGCGTACCGACCCGGCCATGCGCCGGGCCGACGACCCCCATCCGGACCTCGACGTGGAGAGGCTCGCGGTGTCGCCGGGTGCCGGGTCGCTGGGCGCCCGACTCGCGGGAAGGTTGTTCGCCCGCATGTCCCGACTGAGCCGCGTCGGACCCGTCCTGGCCGGAGTCGAGGTCGAGGCGAGGCGACAGGCGGTCCGGCTGGGCCACGGCGTGATCGGGCCGCCGCACATGCTGCTCGCCCTTCTCACCCACGACGACACGCTCGCCGCGGCCCGGATCCCGCTGACCGCCGAACACGCCAGCCGTAACCGGGGCGCGGCCGTCCTCCGTGCCCACGGCGTCGACGCCGACCGTGTGCGCGACCTGGCCTCGCGACGTGGCGCTCCCGAGGAGCCGCCCGCCGAGGCGCTCACCGGGCAACTGGGCAGCCTGCGCCCGGGCGACCCGTTCACGGGCACGGACGTCACGGCCGCGATGGCACGGGCGATGGAGATGTCGCTCGCCCGCCGCCACCCCGACACCGGCACCAGTCATCTTCTGCTGGCGTTGGTCGAGGACGACGCCGGCGAGGCCGCCGCGATCCTGCGCGAACTCGGCGTCGACCCGGAGTCGGTGCGCGCGCGGGTCGAGCAGGACCTCCGCGCCGCGCCGACCGCCTGGGCGTGA
- a CDS encoding HAD family hydrolase: MQRLALFDLDNTLVDRSEAFRRWAVAIVTNGQADNQLGKIRRTGLDRCVDAWAVSGELGIRKPAREIFEAAARGCGLDLRGGGWAIGDSPVLDVEGGRAAGLATIWVSRGKDWPAELAPPDRTVTDVVAAVEVLRGVGVPDTAADQACERRR; the protein is encoded by the coding sequence ATGCAGCGGTTGGCGCTCTTCGATCTCGACAACACGCTCGTGGACCGTTCGGAGGCATTCCGGCGCTGGGCGGTCGCGATCGTGACCAACGGTCAGGCCGACAATCAGCTGGGGAAGATCAGGCGTACCGGGCTGGACCGATGCGTCGATGCCTGGGCAGTTTCCGGAGAGTTGGGCATCCGGAAGCCAGCACGCGAGATCTTCGAAGCGGCGGCCCGTGGGTGCGGCCTCGATCTGCGGGGCGGGGGCTGGGCGATCGGTGACAGCCCTGTACTTGATGTCGAGGGTGGCCGCGCGGCAGGGCTCGCCACCATCTGGGTCAGCCGAGGCAAGGACTGGCCGGCGGAACTCGCTCCGCCCGACCGCACCGTCACGGACGTGGTGGCCGCTGTCGAGGTACTGCGAGGCGTTGGCGTGCCCGACACGGCGGCCGACCAGGCGTGCGAGCGACGGCGGTGA
- a CDS encoding alpha/beta hydrolase — protein MEPDVLGAPYERRTIDLGTDDEGPVVATLVRRRADRPTGRAVLYVHGFVDYFFQTHVADFFAERGWDFYALDLRKYGRSLLPHQTPNFCRDLADYFPELDAAAEIIRAEEGHDTLLAMGHSTGGLIISLWADARRDAGLVDGIVLNSPFFDINAPWVVRRPLAAAVSRLGRRAPQRILPFGLGTVYGESLHADHRGEWRYDLAWKPLAGFPVRAGWINAIRAGQRRLRAGLDIPVPVLLACSTRSFRGAKWHDNATLADAVLDVEHMVRWAPRLGRHVTLARFDGGLHDLTLSSPVVREKVFAEVGRWAEGFLRAGPTEPESTPPAPRRPADEPAGATADG, from the coding sequence GTGGAACCGGACGTGCTGGGAGCGCCCTACGAGCGGCGGACGATCGACCTGGGCACCGACGACGAGGGACCGGTGGTCGCCACCCTGGTCCGCCGGCGGGCCGACCGCCCGACCGGCCGCGCCGTGCTCTACGTGCACGGCTTCGTCGACTACTTCTTCCAGACCCACGTGGCCGACTTCTTCGCCGAGCGCGGGTGGGACTTCTACGCCCTCGACCTGCGCAAGTACGGGCGCAGCCTGCTGCCGCACCAGACCCCGAACTTCTGCCGCGACCTGGCCGACTACTTCCCCGAGCTGGACGCCGCGGCCGAGATCATCCGGGCCGAGGAGGGGCACGACACCCTGCTCGCCATGGGCCACTCCACCGGCGGCCTGATCATCTCGCTGTGGGCGGACGCCCGACGCGACGCCGGCCTGGTCGACGGCATCGTGCTCAACAGCCCCTTCTTCGACATCAACGCCCCCTGGGTGGTCCGCCGACCCCTCGCGGCCGCCGTCTCCCGCCTGGGCCGTCGGGCGCCGCAGCGCATCCTGCCGTTCGGGCTGGGCACGGTGTACGGCGAGAGCCTGCACGCCGACCACCGGGGCGAGTGGCGCTACGACCTGGCCTGGAAGCCGCTCGCCGGGTTCCCGGTCCGGGCCGGCTGGATCAACGCGATCCGGGCCGGCCAGCGCCGGCTGCGGGCCGGCCTCGACATCCCGGTGCCGGTGCTGCTGGCCTGCTCCACCCGCAGTTTCCGGGGCGCGAAGTGGCACGACAACGCCACGCTCGCCGACGCGGTGCTCGACGTCGAGCACATGGTGCGCTGGGCGCCCCGCCTCGGGCGGCACGTCACCCTGGCCCGCTTCGACGGCGGGCTGCACGACCTCACGCTGTCCAGTCCCGTCGTACGCGAGAAGGTCTTCGCGGAGGTCGGGCGCTGGGCGGAGGGTTTCCTCCGGGCCGGGCCGACCGAGCCGGAGTCCACGCCGCCGGCCCCGCGCCGGCCGGCCGACGAGCCGGCCGGGGCGACCGCCGACGGCTGA
- a CDS encoding HPF/RaiA family ribosome-associated protein — MSAVANPATVAECLRVGAGFSQGDRNWIAEQFATLDARLAGFHADATELEVSVKDREARGQKVTLECWVAGRQKIVTTSTEEDLHAALNDVRDDLRRKLNDAKTRQEPRSNKHLRAVDQPEDVPLQAAAREDAETA; from the coding sequence ATGAGCGCCGTGGCGAACCCCGCGACCGTGGCCGAGTGCCTGCGGGTCGGTGCCGGGTTCTCCCAGGGCGACCGCAACTGGATCGCCGAGCAGTTCGCGACGCTTGACGCCCGGCTCGCCGGCTTCCACGCCGACGCGACCGAGCTGGAGGTGTCGGTCAAGGACCGCGAGGCCCGGGGTCAGAAGGTGACCCTGGAGTGCTGGGTGGCCGGCCGGCAGAAGATCGTCACCACCTCGACGGAGGAGGACCTGCACGCCGCGCTCAACGACGTCCGGGACGACCTGCGCCGCAAGCTCAACGACGCGAAGACCCGGCAGGAGCCGCGCAGCAACAAGCACCTGCGCGCGGTCGACCAGCCCGAGGACGTCCCGCTGCAGGCCGCCGCGCGCGAGGACGCCGAGACCGCCTGA
- the ssb gene encoding single-stranded DNA-binding protein, whose protein sequence is MFDTYVTIVGNVLTAPEWRRTTQSGTLVANFKVASTARRLDRDSGRWVDGNSLRVRVNCWRRLAEGVAASVAVGDPVVVAGRLYTRDWTDEAGTHRTLYELEAVAVGHDLSRGRARFLRNQPRAATSSVEDAEAEQRVHGEATEPVPDAQAPATFDHRPFDDDFPPPEFGAARVGLTGRIERAGESDPFDARPDVAGGLDGAGGAHGGLGRAESRPGGGDGRFDGVVPDRDAWPTGPDAGEHDELAADDGDEPVEVGDDELAEVDPPEADRAGGHEPGDPGPGDGSAGGAGTGGVGPAPGRRGRRRTPVPA, encoded by the coding sequence ATGTTCGATACGTACGTCACGATCGTCGGCAACGTGCTGACCGCGCCGGAATGGCGCCGGACCACCCAGAGCGGGACACTGGTGGCCAACTTCAAGGTGGCCTCGACCGCCCGCCGGCTCGACCGCGACAGTGGCCGCTGGGTGGACGGCAACAGCCTGCGGGTGCGGGTCAACTGCTGGCGCCGGCTGGCCGAGGGGGTGGCCGCTTCGGTGGCGGTCGGCGACCCGGTGGTCGTCGCCGGCCGTCTCTACACCCGCGACTGGACCGACGAGGCCGGCACCCACCGCACGCTCTACGAGCTGGAGGCGGTGGCGGTCGGGCACGACCTGTCCCGGGGGCGGGCCCGCTTCCTGCGCAACCAGCCCCGCGCCGCCACCAGCTCGGTCGAGGACGCGGAGGCGGAGCAGCGGGTGCACGGCGAGGCGACCGAGCCGGTGCCCGACGCGCAGGCCCCGGCCACGTTCGACCACCGGCCGTTCGACGACGACTTCCCGCCGCCGGAGTTCGGGGCGGCGCGGGTCGGTCTCACCGGCAGGATCGAGCGGGCCGGCGAGTCCGACCCGTTCGACGCCCGCCCCGACGTGGCCGGCGGGCTCGACGGCGCGGGCGGCGCCCACGGCGGGCTCGGCCGCGCCGAGAGCCGGCCGGGCGGTGGGGACGGTCGGTTCGACGGCGTGGTCCCCGACCGGGACGCCTGGCCCACCGGCCCGGACGCGGGCGAGCACGACGAGTTGGCGGCCGACGACGGCGACGAGCCGGTCGAGGTCGGGGACGACGAGTTGGCCGAGGTCGACCCGCCGGAGGCCGACCGCGCGGGCGGCCACGAGCCGGGCGACCCCGGGCCGGGTGACGGGAGCGCGGGTGGCGCGGGCACGGGCGGCGTCGGGCCCGCCCCGGGTCGTCGCGGACGGCGACGGACCCCGGTGCCCGCCTGA
- a CDS encoding cobalamin biosynthesis protein: MRQATAMANATGLVAGYALDALLGDPRRWHPVAGFGRSAGALERRLYRPDRSAGAAFTALAVGAPVLLGAAATLATRRHPAARAALVAAGTWTVLGGRTLRHESRVMARALRWADLPAARARLGHLCGRDPSALDEPELARATVESVAENTSDAVVAPLVWGAVAGLPGLLGYRAANTLDAMVGHRSPRYARFGTPAARLDDLLNLVPSRLTGLLTVAVAPVAHGDRAAAWHVWRRDRADHPSPNAGQCEAAMAGALGVRLGGRNVYFGRSETRPFLGDGPRPEARHLKRAARISGAVGVAALGLAALYPVTVGRLAGATGRAAARGLLRAAGGRSTAGRVLAGSAPVGGGRRGSGR; the protein is encoded by the coding sequence GTGCGGCAGGCGACCGCCATGGCGAACGCGACCGGGCTGGTGGCGGGCTACGCGCTCGACGCGCTGCTCGGCGACCCGCGCCGGTGGCATCCGGTGGCCGGCTTCGGCCGGTCTGCGGGCGCGCTGGAGCGCCGGCTCTACCGCCCCGACCGGTCGGCCGGCGCCGCGTTCACCGCGCTCGCGGTCGGCGCGCCGGTGCTGCTCGGCGCCGCCGCCACGCTGGCCACCCGCCGGCATCCGGCCGCCCGGGCCGCGCTGGTCGCCGCCGGCACCTGGACGGTGCTGGGCGGGCGCACGCTGCGGCACGAGTCCCGGGTGATGGCACGGGCGCTGCGTTGGGCCGACCTGCCCGCCGCGCGGGCCCGCCTCGGTCACCTCTGCGGCCGCGACCCGTCCGCCCTCGACGAGCCCGAGCTGGCCCGGGCCACCGTCGAGTCGGTCGCCGAGAATACCTCCGACGCGGTGGTCGCTCCCCTGGTGTGGGGTGCGGTCGCCGGGCTGCCCGGCCTGCTCGGCTACCGGGCGGCGAACACGCTCGACGCCATGGTCGGCCACCGCTCGCCCCGCTACGCGCGCTTCGGCACCCCGGCCGCCCGCCTGGACGACCTGCTCAACCTCGTGCCGTCCCGCCTGACCGGGCTGCTCACGGTGGCCGTCGCCCCGGTGGCGCACGGCGACCGCGCGGCCGCCTGGCACGTCTGGCGGCGGGACCGGGCCGACCACCCCAGCCCGAACGCGGGCCAGTGCGAGGCGGCCATGGCGGGCGCGCTCGGCGTCCGGCTCGGCGGGCGCAACGTCTACTTCGGTCGCTCCGAGACGCGGCCGTTCCTCGGCGACGGCCCCCGCCCGGAGGCGCGGCACCTGAAGCGGGCCGCCCGCATCTCCGGCGCGGTCGGGGTGGCCGCGCTCGGCCTGGCCGCGCTCTACCCGGTGACCGTCGGCCGGCTGGCCGGCGCCACCGGCCGCGCCGCGGCGCGCGGGCTCCTGCGCGCCGCCGGCGGCCGGTCCACCGCCGGCCGCGTCCTCGCCGGCTCGGCCCCGGTGGGCGGCGGGCGGCGGGGGAGCGGGCGGTGA
- a CDS encoding cobyric acid synthase: MSGGLLVAGTTSDAGKSVVTAGICRWLRRRGVRVAPFKAQNMSNNSAVVVGPDGRGGELGRAQAMQAAACGLTPDLRFNPVLLKPGSDHASQVVLLGEAVDTVTAGNFHTLRPRLADTAYAALAELRSEYDVVICEGAGSPAEINLRAGDYVNLGLARQAGLPTVVVGDIDRGGVFASMFGTVALLDAADQALVAGFVINKFRGDLGLLRPGLDMLRQVTGRPTYGVLPWALDLWLDAEDSLAYGRVLGRPAAPRGTDWLDVAVVRLPRISNATDVEALATEPGVRVRLTVEPAELAAADLVVLPGSKSTVADLAWLRETGLADAVRAHAAANRPLLGICGGFQMLARAVHDPVESRRGTVPGLGLLPIEITFDERKTVRRAVGTAAGDVPVHGYEIHHGRVSAADPGLPPLLRHADGTGEGARLGAVYGTHWHGTFESDAFRRRFLTEVAEAAGRTGFKVAPDTSFAAARERTLDLLGDLVEEHVDTDALWRLIESGPPPGLPFVPPGAPETP, from the coding sequence GTGAGCGGCGGGCTGCTGGTCGCCGGCACCACCTCGGACGCCGGCAAGAGCGTGGTCACCGCCGGCATCTGCCGCTGGCTGCGCCGCCGGGGCGTCCGGGTGGCCCCGTTCAAGGCGCAGAACATGTCCAACAACTCGGCGGTGGTGGTCGGCCCGGACGGCCGGGGCGGCGAGCTGGGCCGGGCCCAGGCGATGCAGGCCGCCGCCTGCGGGCTGACGCCCGACCTGCGTTTCAACCCGGTGCTGCTCAAGCCCGGCAGCGACCACGCCAGCCAGGTGGTGCTGCTCGGCGAGGCGGTCGACACGGTCACCGCCGGCAACTTCCACACGCTGCGGCCCCGGCTCGCCGACACGGCGTACGCGGCGCTGGCCGAACTGCGGTCCGAGTACGACGTGGTGATCTGCGAGGGCGCCGGCAGCCCGGCCGAGATCAACCTGCGCGCGGGCGACTACGTCAACCTGGGCCTGGCCCGGCAGGCCGGCCTGCCCACGGTCGTGGTCGGCGACATCGACCGGGGCGGGGTCTTCGCGTCGATGTTCGGCACGGTCGCGCTGCTCGACGCCGCCGACCAGGCGCTGGTCGCCGGCTTCGTGATCAACAAGTTCCGGGGCGACCTCGGGCTGCTCCGACCCGGGCTCGACATGCTGCGCCAGGTCACCGGCCGTCCGACGTACGGGGTGCTGCCCTGGGCGCTCGACCTGTGGCTGGACGCGGAGGACTCGCTGGCCTACGGGCGGGTGCTCGGCCGTCCGGCGGCGCCGCGGGGCACCGACTGGCTCGACGTGGCGGTGGTCCGGCTGCCCCGGATCAGCAACGCCACCGACGTCGAGGCGCTCGCCACCGAGCCGGGCGTGCGGGTCCGACTGACCGTGGAGCCGGCCGAGCTGGCCGCCGCCGACCTGGTGGTGCTCCCGGGCTCCAAGTCCACCGTCGCCGACCTGGCCTGGCTGCGCGAGACCGGCCTGGCCGACGCCGTCCGGGCGCACGCCGCCGCCAACCGGCCGCTGCTCGGCATCTGCGGCGGCTTCCAGATGCTGGCCCGGGCCGTCCACGACCCGGTGGAGAGCCGCCGGGGCACCGTCCCCGGCCTCGGGCTGCTCCCCATCGAGATCACCTTCGACGAGCGCAAGACGGTGCGCCGCGCGGTCGGCACCGCCGCCGGAGACGTGCCGGTGCACGGCTACGAGATCCACCACGGGCGGGTCTCGGCCGCCGACCCGGGTCTGCCGCCGCTGCTGCGCCACGCCGACGGCACCGGCGAGGGCGCCCGGCTCGGCGCGGTGTACGGCACCCACTGGCACGGCACGTTCGAGTCGGACGCGTTCCGCCGCCGCTTCCTCACCGAGGTGGCCGAGGCGGCCGGGCGGACCGGCTTCAAGGTCGCGCCGGACACCTCGTTCGCCGCCGCCCGGGAGCGGACCCTGGACCTGCTCGGCGACCTGGTCGAGGAGCACGTCGACACGGACGCGCTCTGGCGGCTGATCGAATCCGGCCCTCCGCCGGGCCTGCCGTTCGTGCCACCTGGCGCGCCGGAGACACCGTGA
- a CDS encoding rhodanese-like domain-containing protein translates to MCPGVDALLEQARAGLRRLTPHETVEAVRGGALLIDTRTEAQRREEGELPGAIVIDRTVLEWRLDPASAWRIPEATGYDREIVVVCREGYSSSLAAASLQTLGLRQATDMIGGVQGWREAGLPMSDRPADVRH, encoded by the coding sequence ATGTGTCCGGGCGTCGACGCCCTCCTGGAACAGGCCCGCGCCGGTCTCCGCCGGCTCACCCCGCACGAGACCGTCGAGGCGGTCCGCGGCGGCGCGCTGCTCATCGACACGCGTACCGAGGCGCAGCGCCGCGAGGAGGGTGAGCTGCCCGGCGCGATCGTCATCGACCGCACCGTGCTGGAGTGGCGGCTCGACCCGGCCAGCGCCTGGCGCATCCCGGAGGCGACCGGGTACGACCGCGAGATCGTGGTGGTCTGCCGGGAGGGCTACAGCTCCAGCCTGGCCGCCGCCAGCCTGCAGACGCTGGGCCTGCGGCAGGCGACCGACATGATCGGCGGGGTGCAGGGCTGGCGGGAGGCCGGGCTGCCGATGTCCGACCGGCCGGCCGACGTGCGCCACTGA